The following coding sequences are from one Thunnus maccoyii chromosome 17, fThuMac1.1, whole genome shotgun sequence window:
- the apobb.1 gene encoding apolipoprotein Bb, tandem duplicate 1: MVEIEVPQTCSFIVRTSGCSLSEVYDMDTDGSPMFRPASGSDAFAAEMEKYPLKVVVEGEYDVKLYPEEGETTTILNIKRGIISALAVPLLEEEKNKNMPTIHGMCKTYYTINAREDIATDISLNRDLSRCDKFVPMRDHTSPLALISGMHYPLAQLVRSSQTCNYKFDNEKKHMTSGSCTENHILIPFSHKGEYGVTNVGKQELTLVQVSPHNDRVFDRSDIAMGLHMEAVEDKSVVQDKAACLDLLRELATLPETEGERRAHLFHKLVTMVRGMKTETLSPAIPEALAVSRVLTYQVLAQCGTPECSSAIMQILRTFDSSSLEVDAAVFAMGLVSNPSALLINDMLEMAKYKISKPIMYALSNVVKRFYKTEGKLIPEIYSVAEFMAAQLGDCSGHKDNTFMTLRVIGNMAPAVVPASPALRAAVIQCVNQPAASLAVQQAAIQVYRLTPVPEEAKVLMQVLLDSASPMQKRIAAYLVLMKDPQPSELAQLTNALPTEQDKQVMSFVISHITNILSSTEPKTQELRQKIRDALQGNEIGPIMDPTKFSRNYKIGSMEGNMIFEGTSYLPKEVMLEMTLKAFGYDIDMMEVGMEGKGFEPTVDALFGENGFFPDTALKTMYFVADNMPLRVNEILQNMLPAMKKYKMERQVLRAIHLIGRNLNKLVTELKSTQSPEAMVYMRLLGNELGYLRTNDMERMAYSAAMMIDSMFKMFPTDLMKELMTKADNSIFAHYIFMDNEFFLPTVTGVPLRIALSGTFTPGIKGGLKIARDMSEVAFMPSAGIEFVTQVGSYIPEYVNSGLEMHTNIFHESGLSAKISMERDQVKLTIPAPQSPTKLIKMTNNLVAVTGSEVRTIPPMVMDKVDVSECTPFFAGMKYCTALQYTDAFSQQTAPYFPFNGDSKFAVELHPTGEVTEYTATVAYELLREGEEGRQKVDSVKFVLRAEGAEPTEARAIMKYNRRKNVITADFQIPDYDVEAGFRLGVVDGNTKGKGTHSISLDLINKNIPQLSLVGRANLKAMREGMLQVQLLVPSINTDATVTANLKREEELELQLKSEIKVMDATSEQKIEIKYDASKVEVQFKSDVNAETTILPNADMFEKYGNQLLDTQVGQTDMKVRHIFKEFVEAANNYMDKYGADIPYIQNFRVPDMPEISLPETLFLNAEAKAVYYFNNERFTITIPLPLGGKSTEELNFPPALTTPYVSLPQFGLEIASMEIPIPELFVPESLTLSFPLFGKAEVSTLMKSNLYDMEASMAAGKDVVETPSYSAKFDVKGTSPLDILSVKIEGSGMLATAESIKAHLKSSLAHKFIEASISIVEDATITDKINLRSSSKIEATSPFGLNIALEHTGMAGVNTEEISADSNFEGMFNAGPLYGKTISTQSFTILPFRPEAKIDSSVQFDSTIVKAQNTIAATLVNGEFSVVSNTNAFEDTLTHVVDLSFKDSKLSLKCDANALALGMKIHNQAKASAGAGEVVLRMETNADHSENRVYSLLTASLDVNGLAVNSDATVKLLENEGTHKITLRMNKDGLTTSGTTTLQSPLSLENTFSAGLDASRATLSITNKAAMDVIKVDNANTLIITLSSLDFNSKAEATVSEYASYIHDITIDLKPYTASANVNNNLKLLAANFINEAQLQAELYKMDLTGSMKATYGEEEIKHTYQVNYADMTATAKCSTTGKLFGTHMSHNTELEIIGLAARITNDARFNSQPMRFDHTIRCSIVPFDFNLDAIFNADGDMTMYGKQSAQLYGKFLLKAQPLAFASSHECRASVTQQFDNGFSLETTFDNKMDTVLSLQEQKTSFRVKSKINEHAFNQDMSVYNTAERTGMEISGTILTNIINTESTENQEFTISGFLKYDKNTNSHIIQFPLIENLPVFMESIKGFVVHIAEALQDYINNEEIRAKLEALPQYVSEFVSQLNIDGKVIQLKQYFNDFTQQYVISMEDVEDSLRNLKVTVEKLLADLSVYIQHFADMMKEIIVSGTLPETLIQKIQQQLNAINEDFDIKAMVVYMIDTMREMIQQIHLERSSVEFLRYIENNYEITLKLKMFLNDMKNFIENFDMSTYVAELKTYISSINFKGHIEELVSQIPTEIFSDISKMIRDLDIVGKINTFYANMRELIVKFEVDKKVQAVLEKVVEVIEQFKIDETIRAVAKMVKDADIPTRFTQAFQGAINYLKATEVRDIIGQLNMYIESIVQKLNSLDYNDIVDLANQFIAEYTMYVNELIRTLEIPQKLEATRDFVNFVLSSAKGFMDHLREIKVAEMMKSVKEMIDQVVFDDLKRFFEFIKQEITNLDVKAVFGFYLETVSEFYREVIVFVTDVFTTMVEMIKKVAPEQKIISEIQQIIDGLITELKKAELNTPSFIVPLTNLIVPSMKFRMDEIQQFEIPTQLDIPEFTILGFHTVEATTISFDDIKQKIIEIIDFIVNFEIKMLDSDAFFGDLTLNYLPSMPEINLPEITLPEISFPTIPQFPIEKLVKSLQVPEIKLPTIPSEIMVPCFGKLYGEIRFQTPIYTVKTSAEFQNSTENEMTPKFTGFLISQGTSPSFEILNYKFDSTAHIAIPKMSRVVLAETLKFNHLALGVDHQASVTLYGRSAQAQAKTAVKVTTTPYTADLMNTAFIAMEGGVSAALDTTYNHLVNFPIINVRSDATVTQKVIARQDGYTLTLTVDNVGNGKFNAEEGNHKSNLHMSLTPSIVTLTFSGDTDSTILKMKQQITAESGTLVYFKFNIRNEAEAPIIKNSLVVASGHANLYDMKIELKANHDTELYGAVTGVLSNGINIIVQPIEFVFEFQNKGNAKVNIFETLIAKIDLQNDYSAIFKPDSQQMNTVSLARLNQYKMSYNFTVSNNENEAGVFVAMESEADLDFLRSPISIPEIDLPFVDFRTPAISDLNLYEQTGLKQLLTTTEQTVDVDAKIVYQKMKAAPMGNMITELSFKSAIINLNVNAGLYAEDDLVFRMGATTTSVFEGLKAKLDGTTSLTTKRGIKLANSLSLENSHIEGTHDSTVSMSTETFETAVSVTTVAKIALPILNLEANQNLVADTKTKANAISTMRMRGDFNIPVINAVGKTEADHSLKLEGTFEDVSMESSTKANMDGTVLEDYLVLGILDNEVNLYLNNDGLRSTSKIIADAKLNHATTKVISMDINENLAVEASMSRVYAVLKYTGNNEANLFNFNTKGKHVAQATIDLAPTSLTADIEIDMSQPSDLGDLTFYEKTVAEVTAAKQKISTNTKFVSSLYTTNLVAEVEGDAPVFKVTFKSSATSGIVFLEYDMDGSTTANFENEALSMNTKVVLTHADLTMDVNHVITQALRRKRQVDDSVSRHTLNVDITSPTFTDVNLRYAARRDGISASVSTPSTGFLGLQFNGRVPSQMGARVYGRYPSAPEVDVDILVIRTSSKDADKMNLQIAYNMETPKVMLSEFKTRLPSIISSITVFADKYQITKNMEELKNSVVNRINEAYNDAINYDVQMSQLSIFFRNIIVQYQKTVQVFLDAVVKVLRETQFKLPGSEEMTTLPEVLKQLTSSIAAMLDKTIQIIYENMEVYYNSFVEKISSVKLRMPVGDAITGGQIFDQVKTAFKNIFDELVDFVKNMESLDTMLVKIGDTLKAVVEKSEEFVDSVKSDYLDAVFININVLYRNFITVIKTAVNKLSLSMEDLNNLFNNIMNVVINVMGQFNETVYSFLQQVSEEAQGNIKVSEGRLEIDLPFPFQQ; the protein is encoded by the exons ATG GTTGAAATTGAAGTGCCTCAGACTTGCAGTTTCATTGTCCGCACCTCTGGCTGTAGCCTGAGTGAGGTGTATGACATGGACACAGACGGCAGCCCTATGTTCAGGCCTGCATCTGGCTCTGATGCCTTTGCTGCTGAAATGGAGAA atATCCTCTGAAGGTTGTAGTTGAGGGTGAGTACGATGTGAAACTGTACCCTGAGGAAGGTGAGACAACAACCATCCTGAACATCAAGAGGGGTATCATCTCTGCTCTGGCTGTGCCTCTGCTGGAAGAGGAAAAGAACAAGAATATG cCCACAATCCACGGCATGTGCAAGACCTATTACACCATCAACGCTAGAGAGGACATTGCAACTGACATCAGCCTCAACAGGGATCTGTCCAGATGTGACAAATTTGTCCCAATGAGAGATCACACCAGCCCCCTGGCGCTCATCTCTGGCATG CATTACCCTCTTGCCCAGCTGGTCAGAAGCTCCCAGACCTGCAACTACAAGTTTGACAATGAGAAGAAACACATGACCTCTGGATCCTGCACAGAGAACCACATCCTCATTCCCTTCTCACACAA GGGAGAGTATGGAGTTACCAATGTTGGAAAGCAAGAACTGACCCTGGTTCAGGTTTCTCCTCACAATGACAGAGTCTTTGACCGAA GTGACATTGCTATGGGTCTTCATATGGAGGCTGTCGAGGACAAGTCTGTTGTCCAGGATAAAGCTGCATGTCTGGATCTCCTGAGAGAACTGGCCACTCTGCCTGAGACCGAAGGTGAGAGGAGGGCCCACCTCTTCCACAAGCTTGTCACCATGGTCCGCGGAATGAAGACTGAGACCCTGAGCCCTGCTATTCCTGAGGCTCTTGCAGTGTCCCGTGTCCTGACCTACCAGGTTCTGGCCCAGTGTGGAACCCCTGAGTGCAGCAGTGCCATCATGCAGATCCTCAGGACCTTTGACAGCTCGTCACTTGAGGTTGATGCCGCTGTTTTTGCTATGGGACTTGTGTCCAATCCCTCTGCCCTACTGATCAATGACATGCTTGAGATGGCCAAATACAAGATCAGCAAGCCCATCATGTATGCCCTGAGCAATGTTGTCAAGAG GTTTTACAAAACTGAAGGAAAACTGATCCCTGAGATTTACTCTGTTGCTGAGTTCATGGCAGCCCAGTTGGGTGACTGTTCTGGTCACAAAGACAACACTTTTATGACATTGAGG GTTATTGGAAACATGGCCCCAGCTGTTGTGCCTGCTAGTCCTGCACTCAGAGCTGCAGTGATCCAATGTGTGAACCAACCTGCAGCTTCCCTTGCTGTGCAGCAGGCTGCCATCCAAGTATACAGGCTGACTCCCGTCCCTGAAGAGGCAA AGGTTCTCATGCAGGTACTCTTGGACAGCGCTAGCCCCATGCAAAAGCGTATTGCTGCATATCTGGTACTTATGAAGGACCCCCAGCCAAGTGAACTGGCTCAGCTGACCAATGCCTTGCCCACTGAGCAGGATAAACAAGTCATGAGCTTTGTGATCTCCCACATTACCAACATCTTGTCTTCAACTGAGCCCAAGACCCAAGA ACTGAGGCAGAAGATTCGTGATGCCCTGCAGGGTAATGAGATTGGTCCCATCATGGACCCCACCAAGTTCTCTCGCAACTACAAGATCGGATCTATGGAGGGCAACATGATCTTTGAGGGTACCAGTTACCTGCCCAAGGAAGTCATGCTTGAAATGACTCTTAAGGCATTTGGCTATGACATTGACATGATGGAG GTCGGTATGGAGGGCAAAGGATTTGAACCAACTGTTGATGCCCTGTTTGGAGAGAATGGATTCTTCCCTGACACTGCCCTCAAGACAATGTACTTTGTCGCTGACAACATGCCACTCAGAGTCAATGAGATCCTGCAGAACATGCTGCCAGCTATGAAGAAGTACAAGATGGAGAGACAGGTACTCAGAGCAATCCATTTG ATCGGACGCAACCTCAACAAACTGGTAACGGAACTGAAGAGCACACAGTCTCCAGAGGCAATGGTGTATATGAGACTCTTAGGAAATGAGCTTGGATATCTGAGGACCAATGATATGGAGAGGATGGCTTATTCTGCTGCCATGATGATTGACAGCATGTTCAAGATGTTCCCTACAGAT CTAATGAAGGAACTGATGACTAAGGCTGACAATTCGATCTTTGCCCACTACATCTTCATGGATAATGAATTCTTCCTGCCTACTGTCACTGGTGTGCCTCTGAGGATTGCACTGTCTGGTACATTCACCCCTGGTATCAAGGGTGGACTTAAGATTGCTCGTGACATG AGCGAAGTTGCATTCATGCCCTCTGCTGGCATTGAGTTTGTAACTCAGGTTGGCTCCTACATCCCTGAATATGTCAACTCTGGATTAGAGATGCACACCAACATTTTCCACGAGAGTGGGCTCAGTGCCAAGATCTCCATGGAACGTGACCAAGTCAAGCTGACCATCCCTGCTCCACAGAGCCCTACCAAGCTCATCAAAATGAC AAACAACCTGGTGGCAGTGACTGGATCAGAGGTGAGGACCATCCCCCCTATGGTGATGGACAAGGTTGACGTTAGTGAGTGCACCCCCTTCTTCGCTGGAATGAAATACTGCACTGCTCTGCAGTACACCGATGCTTTCTCTCAACAGACAGCCCCCTACTTCCCCTTCAACGGAGACAGCAA ATTTGCTGTAGAGCTCCACCCTACTGGTGAAGTCACTGAGTACACAGCCACTGTTGCCTATGAGCTCCTCAGGGAAGGAGAAGAAGGCAGGCAGAAGGTTGACTCTGTGAAGTTTGTTCTGAGGGCTGAAG GTGCAGAACCCACAGAAGCCAGAGCAATCATGAAATATAACAGAAGGAAGAATGTCATCACAGCCGACTTCCAGATCCCTGACTATGATGTGGAGGCTGGATTCAGACTGGGCGTTGTTGATGGGAACACCAAGGGCAAAGGAACTCACTCCATCTCTCTTGACCTTATTAACAAGAACATCCCTCAGCTCTCCCTGGTTGGCCGTGCCAA TCTCAAGGCCATGAGGGAAGGTATGCTGCAAGTCCAACTTCTGGTCCCCTCAATCAACACTGATGCCACTGTCACAGCTAACCTGAAGCGTGAAGAAGAATTGGAATTGCAGCTTAAGAGTGAAATCAAGGTCATGGATGCCACATCTGAGcagaaaattgaaattaaatatg ATGCCAGCAAAGTTGAGGTTCAGTTCAAGTCTGATGTGAACGCTGAGACAACCATCTTGCCAAACGCTGATATGTTTGAGAAGTATGGCAACCAACTTCTTGACACACAGGTGGGGCAGACTGACATGAAAGTCCGTCACATCTTTAAGGAGTTTGTGGAG GCGGCAAACAACTACATGGACAAGTATGGTGCTGATATCCCTTACATTCAGAACTTCAGAGTACCTGATATGCCTGAGATTTCCCTGCCAGAGACACTGTTCCTGAATGC TGAAGCAAAGGCTGTCTACTACTTCAACAATGAGCGCTTCACCATTACTATCCCTCTCCCTCTTGGAGGAAAGTCAACAGAAGAGCTCAACTTCCCACCCGCTTTGACCACACCTTATGTGTCTCTACCCCAGTTTGGACTAGAGATCGCATCCATGGAGATTCCAATCCCAGAGCTTTTTGTCCCTGAGAGCCTtactctctcttttcctctttttggtAAAGCTGAGGTTTCAACTCTGATGAAGAGCAACCTTTACGACATGGAGGCCTCAATGGCTGCCGGCAAAGATGTTGTGGAAACACCTAGCTACTCAGCTAAGTTTGATGTGAAAGGAACCTCCCCACTTGACATCCTCTCAGTTAAGATTGAAG GCTCTGGAATGTTGGCCACCGCTGAATCCATCAAGGCCCACTTGAAAAGCTCTTTGGCCCATAAATTTATTGAAGCCAGTATTAGTATTGTTGAAGATGCAACCATCACTGACAAAATCAATTTGAGATCAAGCAGCAAGATTGAAGCCACAAGCCCTTTTGGTCTCAATATTGCACTGGAGCACACTGGTATGGCTGGAGTCAACACTGAAGAAATCTCTGCCGACAGCAACTTTGAGGGAATGTTCAACGCTGGACCCCTCTATGGCAAGACCATTTCAACCCAGTCATTTACCATCCTCCCATTCAGGCCAGAAGCAAAGATCGATTCTTCTGTTCAGTTTGACTCTACAATTGTTAAGGCCCAAAACACAATTGCAGCAACCCTTGTCAATGGAGAATTCTCAGTTGTGTCCAACACCAATGCCTTTGAAGACACCTTGACCCATGTTGTTGACCTTTCCTTCAAAGACAGCAAGCTCTCACTGAAATGTGATGCTAATGCCCTTGCTCTTGGTATGAAGATCCACAACCAGGCTAAAGCCTCTGCTGGTGCTGGCGAAGTTGTCCTGAGAATGGAGACAAATGCAGACCACTCTGAAAACCGTGTTTACTCTCTGCTGACTGCCTCTCTTGATGTCAATGGTCTGGCTGTAAACAGTGATGCCACTGTGAAGCTCCTTGAGAATGAGGGTACTCACAAGATAACTCTGAGAATGAACAAGGATGGTTTGACCACAAGTGGAACAACCACCCTCCAGAGCCCCCTGTCCCTGGAAAACACCTTCAGTGCTGGGCTTGATGCTTCAAGGGCTACTCTATCCATTACCAATAAGGCTGCAATGGATGTCATCAAGGTTGATAATGCCAACACTCTGATCATTACTCTTTCTAGCCTTGACTTTAACTCAAAGGCTGAAGCCACCGTTAGTGAATATGCTTCTTACATTCATGATATCACCATTGACCTGAAACCCTACACTGCTTCTGCAAATGTTAATAATAACCTGAAACTTCTGGCTGCCAATTTCATAAATGAGGCTCAGCTGCAGGCAGAGCTTTACAAGATGGACCTGACTGGAAGCATGAAAGCCACCTATGGGGAGGAAGAGATCAAGCACACCTATCAGGTTAACTATGCTGATATGACTGCTACCGCAAAGTGCAGCACCACTGGAAAACTCTTTGGAACTCACATGAGCCACAACACTGAGCTTGAAATTATTGGTCTTGCTGCCAGGATCACCAATGATGCCCGCTTCAACTCACAGCCAATGCGCTTTGACCACACCATCCGTTGCAGCATTGTTCCCTTTGATTTCAACCTTGATGCCATCTTCAATGCTGATGGAGACATGACCATGTATGGAAAGCAGAGTGCCCAGCTCTATGGCAAGTTCCTCCTCAAAGCACAACCCCTGGCTTTTGCTAGCTCACATGAATGCAGGGCATCTGTGACCCAGCAGTTTGATAATGGTTTTTCCCTAGAGACCACATTTGACAACAAGATGGATACTGTTCTGTCACTCCAAGAGCAGAAGACCAGTTTTAGAGTGAAGTCTAAAATTAATGAGCATGCCTTTAATCAGGACATGAGTGTTTACAACACTGCTGAAAGAACAGGAATGGAAATTTCTGGCACCATCCTCACAAACATCATTAACACAGAGTCCACAGAGAACCAGGAATTCACCATCTCTGGCTTCCTCAAGTATGACAAGAACACAAATAGTCACATAATTCAGTTTCCTCTAATTGAAAATTTGCCTGTCTTCATGGAAAGCATCAAGGGTTTTGTTGTGCATATTGCAGAGGCACTGCAGGACTACATTAACAATGAGGAGATAAGGGCTAAACTTGAGGCTCTTCCCCAGTATGTAAGTGAATTTGTTTCTCAACTGAATATTGATGGCAAGGTCATTCAGCTGAAGCAGTATTTCAATGATTTTACCCAACAATATGTCATCTCCATGGAGGATGTGGAAGACTCTTTGAGAAACCTGAAAGTTACTGTTGAGAAGCTGCTGGCTGATCTCTCTGTTTACATCcaacattttgctgatatgatGAAAGAGATTATTGTTAGTGGCACCCTGCCTGAAACCCTCATTCAGAAGATCCAGCAACAGCTGAATGCTATTAATGAGGACTTTGACATCAAGGCTATGGTTGTATATATGATTGATACCATGAGGGAGATGATCCAGCAGATTCACCTGGAGCGCAGTAGCGTTGAATTCCTGCGTTATATTGAGAACAACTACGAAATCACGTTGAAACTGAAGATGTTCCTGAATGATATGAAGAACTTCATTGAGAACTTTGACATGTCGACATACGTCgctgaactgaaaacatataTTTCATCCATCAACTTCAAAGGTCACATTGAGGAACTGGTGAGTCAGATTCCCACAGAGATATTCAGTGACATTAGCAAAATGATTCGGGACCTTGACATCGTAGGCAAAATCAACACATTCTATGCCAATATGAGAGAGTTGATTGTAAAGTTTGAGGTTGACAAGAAGGTTCAAGCTGTCTTGGAAAAGGTTGTGGAGGTCATCGAGCAGTTCAAAATTGATGAAACTATCAGGGCTGTAGCCAAGATGGTGAAAGATGCAGACATCCCTACAAGATTCACACAAGCCTTCCAGGGTGCTATCAACTATTTGAAAGCAACCGAAGTGAGGGATATAATTGGGCAACTGAATATGTATATCGAATCTATTGTGCAGAAGCTGAACTCATTGGATTATAATGACATTGTGGATTTGGCCAATCAATTCATTGCTGAGTACACAATGTACGTGAATGAGCTGATCAGGACTCTTGAAATCCCCCAGAAGCTTGAGGCAACAAGAGATTTTGTCAACTTTGTCTTATCCTCTGCTAAAGGATTCATGGATCACCTGAGAGAAATCAAAGTTGCGGAAATGATGAAATCGGTAAAGGAAATGATTGACCAGGTTGTGTTTGATGACCTTAAGAGATTCTTCGAATTTATAAAACAGGAAATCACAAATCTGGATGTCAAAGCTGTGTTTGGCTTTTATCTAGAGACAGTGAGTGAATTCTACAGGGAGGTCATAGTCTTTGTCACTGATGTGTTTACCACAATGGTTGAGATGATTAAGAAGGTGGCACCTGAGCAAAAGATCATCAGCGAGATTCAGCAGATCATTGATGGGTTAATTACTGAACTGAAGAAAGCCGAGCTGAACACGCCATCCTTCATTGTTCCTCTCACTAATCTTATTGTACCTTCCATGAAGTTCAGGATGGATGAGATTCAGCAGTTTGAAATTCCAACACAGCTGGACATCCCTGAGTTCACCATCCTGGGTTTCCACACTGTGGAAGCTACCACAATTTCCTTTGATGACATCAAGCAGAAAATCATTGAAATCATTGATTTCATTGTAAACTTTGAGATCAAAATGCTTGATTCAGATGCTTTCTTTGGAGACCTGACACTGAACTACCTACCTTCCATGCCTGAGATAAACCTCCCAGAGATCACTCTTCCTGAGATCTCATTCCCTACCATCCCACAATTTCCCATAGAAAAGCTGGTTAAGTCTCTTCAGGTTCCTGAGATCAAACTGCCAACTATTCCAAGTGAGATCATGGTCCCATGCTTTGGTAAACTCTATGGTGAGATTAGATTCCAAACTCCCATCTACACTGTCAAGACATCTGCTGAGTTCCAAAACTCCACTGAGAATGAAATGACACCTAAGTTCACTGGATTCCTTATTTCCCAGGGCACATCTCCAAGTTTTGAAATTCTTAATTACAAATTTGACTCCACTGCTCACATTGCAATCCCCAAAATGAGTCGTGTTGTCCTTGCAGAGACTCTAAAGTTCAACCATCTTGCTCTTGGAGTTGATCATCAGGCATCTGTAACTCTCTATGGACGATCAGCCCAGGCACAAGCCAAGACTGCAGTGAAGGTCACCACTACACCTTACACTGCTGACCTTATGAATACAGCCTTTATTGCTATGGAAGGGGGAGTGTCTGCTGCTCTGGACACAACTTACAATCATTTAGTGAACTTCCCAATCATCAATGTCAGAAGTGATGCCACTGTAACCCAGAAAGTAATTGCTCGCCAAGATGGCTACACCCTCACTCTAACAGTTGACAATGTTGGCAATGGCAAGTTTAATGCTGAAGAGGGCAACCACAAGAGCAACCTGCATATGTCACTCACTCCTAGCATTGTCACACTAACTTTCTCTGGTGACACAGACTCTACCATCTTGAAGATGAAACAGCAAATTACTGCTGAATCTGGCACCCTTGTCTACTTCAAGTTTAACATCCGTAATGAGGCAGAAGCACCAATTATAAAGAACAGTCTTGTTGTGGCATCTGGACATGCTAACCTTTATGATATGAAGATTGAGCTGAAGGCAAACCATGATACAGAACTGTACGGTGCAGTGACTGGAGTCCTGTCCAATGGAATCAACATCATAGTCCAACCCATTGAGTTTGTCTTTGAATTCCAGAACAAAGGAAATGCCAAGGTCAACATTTTTGAAACTCTGATTGCTAAGATAGATCTGCAGAATGATTACTCAGCCATCTTCAAACCTGACAGCCAACAGATGAACACAGTATCTCTGGCTCGTCTTAATCAGTACAAAATGTCATACAACTTCACTGTTAGTAATAATGAAAACGAGGCTGGTGTCTTTGTTGCCATGGAAAGTGAAGCCGATCTTGACTTTCTGAGATCCCCCATCAGCATTCCTGAAATTGATCTGCCTTTTGTTGACTTCCGTACTCCAGCTATCAGTGATCTGAACTTGTATGAGCAGACCGGATTGAAGCAACTTTTGACCACCACCGAACAGACTGTTGATGTGGATGCCAAGATAGTTTACCAGAAAATGAAGGCTGCCCCCATGGGTAACATGATCACGGAGCTGTCCTTCAAGTCTGCTATTATTAATCTAAATGTCAATGCTGGACTGTATGCTGAGGATGATCTTGTATTCCGTATGGGAGCTACCACCACCTCTGTATTTGAGGGCCTTAAAGCCAAACTTGATGGTACCACCAGTCTGACCACCAAGAGAGGAATCAAATTGGCCAATTCCCTGTCCCTGGAAAATAGTCACATTGAAGGCACTCATGACAGCACAGTCAGTATGAGCACTGAAACTTTTGAAACTGCTGTCTCTGTGACTACTGTTGCAAAGATTGCCCTGCCCATACTCAACCTGGAAGCAAACCAAAATCTGGTTGCAGACACCAAAACCAAAGCAAATGCTATCTCCACCATGAGAATGAGGGGTGATTTCAACATCCCTGTGATCAATGCTGTTGGAAAGACAGAGGCAGACCACAGTCTGAAGTTGGAGGGAACCTTTGAGGATGTTTCCATGGAGTCATCCACTAAGGCAAACATGGATGGCACAGTGCTTGAAGACTATCTAGTTTTGGGAATCCTGGATAATGAGGTTAATCTGTACCTGAATAATGATGGTCTACGCTCCACCTCCAAGATCATTGCTGATGCCAAACTTAACCATGCCACCACCAAAGTCATCAGCATGGATATAAATGAGAATCTTGCTGTTGAAGCCTCCATGAGCCGTGTATATGCAGTGCTGAAGTATACTGGCAACAACGAAGCAAACCTGTTCAATTTCAACACCAAGGGGAAGCATGTGGCCCAGGCTACCATTGATCTTGCACCAACATCCTTGACTGCTGATATTGAGATTGATATGTCTCAGCCAAGTGATCTGGGTGATCTCACCTTCTATGAGAAAACTGTTGCTGAAGTGACAGCTGCCAAGCAGAAGATCTCTACCAATACCAAGTTTGTCAGCTCACTGTACACCACAAACCTGGTAGCAGAAGTGGAGGGCGATGCTCCTGTCTTCAAAGTCACCTTTAAGTCCTCTGCCACCTCTGGCATTGTGTTCTTGGAATATGACATGGATG GTTCTACTACAGCAAACTTTGAGAACGAAGCTCTGAGCATGAATACCAAGGTTGTCCTGACACATGCTGACCTGACCATGGATGTCAATCATGTCATTACCCAAGCCTTGAG GAGAAAGCGCCAAGTTGATGACAG tgtCTCTCGCCACACCCTGAATGTGGACATCACCAGTCCTACTTTCACTGATGTGAACCTTCGCTATGCTGCTCGCAGAGATGGTATCAGCGCTTCAGTATCTACCCCATCCACCGGCTTCCTTGGCCTTCAGTTCAATGGCAGAGTCCCATCTCAGATGGGTGCAAGAGTCTATGGCCGTTATCCT TCTGCCCCAGAGGTTGATGTTGACATCTTGGTCATCAGAACATCTTCTAAGGATGCTGATAAGATGAACCTACAAATTGCCTACAACATGGAGACACCCAAAGTGATGCTCTCTGAATTCAAGACAAGACTCCCTTCCATCATCTCTTCAATCACAGTGTTTGCTGACAAGTACCAGATCACTAAGAAcatggaggagctgaagaactCTGTTGTTAACCGCATCAACGAGGCCTATAACGATGCCATCAACTATGACGTTCAAATGAGCCAGCTGTCAATCTTCTTCAGGAACATCATTGTCCAGTACCAGAAAACTGTCCAGGTCTTCCTGGATGCTGTTGTCAAGGTCTTGAGGGAGACCCAGTTTAAACTGCCAGGGTCTGAGGAGATGACCACTCTCCCTGAGGTCCTAAAGCAGCTGACCAGCAGCATTGCTGCTATGCTAGATAAAACCATCCAGATTATTTATGAGAACATGGAGGTCTACTATAACTCCTTTGTTGAGAAGATCAGCAGTGTGAAATTGCGCATGCCGGTTGGTGATGCAATTACTGGAGGCCAGATCTTTGATCAGgtgaaaacagctttcaagAACATCTTTGATGAACTGGTGGACTTTGTGAAAAATATGGAGAGTCTTGACACAATGCTAGTGAAGATAGGTGACACTCTGAAAGCTGTTGTTGAGAAATCTGAGGAGTTTGTTGACTCAGTCAAGTCTGACTATTTAGATGCAGTGTTCATCAACATCAATGTCCTCTATCGTAACTTTATCACAGTCATAAAGACAGCTGTTAACAAGCTCTCTCTAAGTATGGAGGACCTCAACAAtctttttaataacattatgaATGTGGTCATTAATGTGATGGGGCAGTTCAATGAAACTGTTTATAGTTTCCTGCAGCAAGTTTCAGAGGAGGCTCAAGGCAACATAAAAGTTAGTGAAGGAAGGCTTGAGATTGACCTTCCATTTCCCTTCCAACAGTGA